The following proteins are co-located in the Spea bombifrons isolate aSpeBom1 chromosome 3, aSpeBom1.2.pri, whole genome shotgun sequence genome:
- the LOC128483599 gene encoding 2-acylglycerol O-acyltransferase 1, with protein MKVEFAPLNIPLTRRLQTAAVFQWVFSFLLLGQCCVGIFLLLVLARLWLLIALYVLWLYLDWETPQTGGRRCQWVRNWTVWRFFKDYFPIKLVKSADLDPQHNYLMGFHPHGVLVAGAFANFCTNYTGFAELFPGLTPYLHILPFWFRCPFFREYIMSVGLVSASKKSVNHVLTKENGGNAAIIVIGGAEEALDAHPGNLTLHILKRKGFIKVAMKRGAHLVPVFSFGENELFHQVPNPKGSLLRSVQEKLQKIMGFSMPLFHARGIFQYSFGLMPYRKPIHTVVGRPIPVAQTSNPTQEEIESLHQKYLNALQELFEENKGKYGIPEHKSLIFT; from the exons atgaaggtggAATTTGCCCCTCTCAACATTCCTCTGACTCGGAGGTTGCAGACCGCTGCTGTTTTCCAGTGGGTCTTCTCCTTCTTGTTATTGG GACAGTGCTGTGTGGGGATTTTCCTCTTGCTGGTCCTTGCAAGATTATGGCTTTTGATAGCTCTGTATGTTCTTTGGCTCTACCTTGACTGGGAGACTCCCCAGACTGGAGGACGGAGATGCCAGTGGGTGCGAAACTGGACTGTGTGGAGGTTTTTTAAGGATTATTTCCCAATTAAG CTTGTAAAAAGTGCAGATTTGGACCCACAGCACAATTATCTGATGGGGTTCCATCCTCACGGAGTCCTGGTCGCCGGTGCCTTCGCGAACTTCTGCACGAACTACACGGGCTTCGCAGAGCTCTTCCCAGGCCTGACGCCCTACCTGCACATCCTTCCCTTCTGGTTCCGTTGTCCTTTCTTTCGAGAGTATATCATGAGCGTAG GATTAGTTTCTGCCTCTAAGAAGAGCGTCAATCATGTATTAACCAAAGAGAATGGAGGCAATGCTGCTATCATAGTGATCGGGGGAGCCGAGGAGGCTCTGGACGCACACCCTGGAAACCTAACACTCCACATCTTGAAGAGGAAAGGATTCATCAAAGTAGCCATGAAGCGGGG CGCTCATCTGGTACCGGTGTTCTCGTTTGGGGAGAACGAGCTCTTCCACCAAGTGCCTAACCCAAAAGGCTCCCTGCTGCGATCGGTCCAGGAGAAGTTGCAGAAAATCATGGGATTTTCTATGCCGCTGTTTCATGCCCGCGGGATCTTCCAGTACAGCTTCGGCTTAATGCCATACCGGAAGCCCATTCACACTGTGG TTGGCAGACCGATCCCAGTGGCCCAAACGTCAAACCCAACACAAGAGGAAATTGAGTCACTCCATCAAAAGTACCTTAACGCACTTCAAGAGCTCTTTGAAGAGAACAAGGGGAAATATGGAATCCCTGAACACAAGTCCCTCATTTTCACGTGA